The Stenotrophomonas maltophilia genome segment GCCATTCAGCCGGGGTTGCTGGCGCACGGGCCGGGCCTCAGGCCTGGCAACAACTTGGCGTCCAGCATAGCCTGATGCTGTTACAAAACGTTACCTTCGTGATACGCACGGTGACCATCGCTGACAGCAAAGCGACTGACGCAGGGCCGGGGGCGGGCCGAGCATGGAGTCTCCTCCGCTCCGCGTGTCGCTCCCATGTCGCCCGCCGCCGCCGCCTGCCTGCTGAACCCGTCCCGCCGCTGCCGCTGCGGAGGTGCCCGATGAGCGGCGTGGTCGGGGCCTGGCTGCCGCCCGCCGAGGACGAACACCTGCTGCAGCAGCTGGCGCCAATGCTGCGCGCCCTTCAGCAGCGCGGCCGGGGGCGCATCGGCTACTGGACCGACGCCGAGGCCGGCCTGGCGCTGGGCCACTGCCGGGCGCCAACCGATACGCCGTTGCAGCCCCTGAGTTCGGACTGTGGCCGTTACGTGCTGTGCCTGGATGGCCGGTTGTACAACCGGGCCGACCTGCAGTCGCAGCTGCGCGATCTGCCACGCAGCTGCAGCGATGCGCGGCTGCTGCTGCAGGCGATCATCGAATGGGGCGTGGAACGGGCGCTTTCCCGCATCGAGGGCGCGTTCGGTTTCAGCGTATGGGACCGCGAGTCGCGCGAACTGTGGCTGGCCCGCGACCCGGTTGGCGAGCGGCCGCTGTACTACGGCTGGTACCAGGGCCGGTTCCTGTTCGCCTCGGAAATGAAGGCACTCCAGGCCTTTGCCGGTTTCGCCCCGAGCATCGATCAGGATGCGCTGAGCCTGCTGCTGCGCCATGACTACGTGCCGGCACCGCACACCATCTACCGCGGCATCCACAAGCTGGTGGCAGGCGCGATGCTGCGCATCGATCTGAATGACCATGCGGCTGGCGGCTCCAGCCAGGCCGCACAGGGTGGTTCACGCTACTGGTGCGCACGCGATGCGATGCAGAGCGCACTGCAGGAACCGCTGCTGCCGGCGCCGAGCCTGGAGCAGGCGACCGACCAGCTGGAAACTGCGTTGCAGAAGGCCATCGCCGCACGCATGCATTCGCCGCTGGCCTGCGGTGCGTTCCTGTCCGGCGGCACCGATTCCTCGCTGGTGACGGCGATGATGCAGGCACAGTCGACGCTACCGATCGAAGCGTGGACGGTTGGCTTCGACGATCCCGGCCATGACGAGAGCGATTGGGCCTCGCAGGTCGCGCGGCATCTGGGCGTGCAGCACCACCTGCACCGCATGGATGCGCGACAAGGCCTGGATCTGCTGCAGCGGCTGCCGCAGGTCTGGTGCGAACCGTTCGCCGATGCCTCGCAGCTGCCGACCCTGCTGGCCAGTGAACTGCTGGGCGCGCGCAAGCCGGTGGCCCTCACCGGCGACGGTGGCGATGAACTGTTCTTCGGCCACCCCAGCTATGGCCGCGCGCTGCGCAATGCGCGCCTGTGCGGTGGCCTGCCAGACTGGGTGCGTGATCTGGCGCGGCGCAGTGGCAACCGCATGAATGTCGAGCGCGGCCGCCTGGGCGGCTGGCGCGCACTGGTGGCGGAAGTCGCCGCCAACGACGTGGAAGGTCACTACCTGCAGCGCGTGACGCGCTGGCGGCAGCCGGCGCAGGTGGTGCTGGGTGCACGCGAGCCGATGACGATCTTCCAGCAGCAGGACACGGCGCTGCCGGCCGAGGCCCGCATCCAGCTGCTGGATTTCCGCATGGATCTGGCGGAGGGCATCCTCGCCAAGGTCGATCGCGCGGGCATGGCGGCGGGCGTGGAGACGCGCGCGCCGCTGCTGGACATGGAGGTGGTGCGGTTGGCCTGGCGCCTGCCGCAGCACCTGAAGTACCACGATGGGGAGCACAAGCGGATCCTCAAGCACCTGCTCGCGCGCTACCTGCCCGAGCCGCTGGTGTATCGCCCCAAGCGCGGCTTCGGACCGCCGATGGCGCGCTGGTTGGCGGGCCCGCTGCGCGACTGGGCGGAGGCACTGCTGGACCCGCAGCTGCTGCGCAACCAGGGCTGCTTCGATGCGGCACGCGTGCGCGGCATCCGGGAAGCGTTCCTGCGTGGCGAACGCAAGTGGCACACGCACCTGTGGAACGTGTTGATGTTCCAGGCGTGGCACCAGCACTGGCACGTCAATCGCGGGCGTTGAGATTCCTTCGCGGTTTGTTCTGCGTGGCGCAGGGCGTAGGCCCTTGCGTACGAATGTCCTCCGGCGCCGGCCGTTGGCCGTCACCTCCCCCTTTACTTCGTACGCAAGGGCCTACGCCCTGCGTTCGGACTTCGTCGACGCCTCGTTGAAAGGCGCCGCGAGCGCTGCGCTTTTCCTTTCCTGCCGCAAGCCGAGCCTCGTCGGGGCGGGCAGGGGTTTGGGCAAAGTAAAGGAGGAGGTGACGGCCAACGGCCGGCGCCGGGGGACATTTGCCCAGGCCCCTGCTTGTCTCGGCGGGGCCCGTCAGTTCGCGGGGAATCGGGACGAAGACACGCGTGTGGCGGATTCATTCTGCGTGGCGCCGTGCGGATGCCCTTGCGTACGAATGTCCTCCGGCGCCGGCCGTTGGCCGTCACCTCCCCCTTTACTTCGTACGCAAGGGCATCCGCACGGCGTTCGGAGTTTGTCGGCGCTTCCTTGAAAGCGGCCGCGCGTGCTGCGCTTTCCTCACCGCACGCCGAGCCTCGTCGGGGCGGGCAGGGGTTTGGGCAAAGTAAAGGAGGAGGTGACGGCCAACGGCCGGCGCCGGGGGACATTTGCCCAGGCCCCTGCCTGCCCCGGCGGGGCCCTTCAGTTCGCGGCGAATCCAGACGAGGAAGCGCTCTTCAATGCAGACGCCAGGCAAAAAAAGACCCGGCAGAGGGAGGGATCTGCCGGGTCCGGATTGCGTGGGGGGAGGGACCCACGCAATGAGCGTTGCGTCGCGTCAGTGGTTGCTCGCGTCCGCCGTTGATTCGTTGTAGCGCTGCACCAGTTCGGACCAGGCCTTGCCGGCCTGCAGGCCGAGACCGACCACGTCCTGCTGGGCCTGACCCAGCCGCTGCAGGTTGTCCTGCCACAGCTGTGCGCCCTTGTTGAGCATCCCGGCCGCGTCGTCGCTGCGGGCCAGTTCGCCCAGCCAGCCGCCGGTCGCGGTCAGGTTGCGCTCCATCGCCTTCAGCTGCACGCCGAACATGCTTTCCGCGTTCTCCAACGCCAACCGGTTCGCGCGCGTTGCCGCGGCGGCGAGCTGGCGGGTGGCATCACTGAAGCGATCGCTGAAGGCGGCGGCCATGGGGCATCAGGGAGTGGCTTGATGCATTGCAGCATACGCCGTTGATGCGGCAATGCAACAAAAATAACAAAGGCGCCCAAGGCGCCTTTGAAACACCTTTCAGATCAATGGGTTGATCAGGCCGTCGGGCCGCGGTAGCGACAGCCGGAGGTGCAGGTTTCGTGCACGATGATCTCGCTCAGCGCCGGCAGGCTGGGCTTGAGTTCGTTCCAGATCCACACCGCCAGGTTCTCGCTGGTCGGGTTCTCCAGGCCGGGGATGTCATTGAGGTAGTGATGGTCCAGGCGGTCGTAGATCGGCTGGAAGGCCGCCTTCACGTCGCCGAAGTCCATGATCCAGCCGGTCTGCGCCCCCGGCTCGCCCTCGACCTTCAGTTCCACCCGGAACGAGTGGCCATGCAGGCGCGCGCACTTGTGCCCCGGCGGCACGTTGGGGAGGCGGTGCGCCGCCTCGAGCATGAAGACTTTGAAGATTTCCATGGCGCGATTGTACGCCGCAGGTGGCCGGCCATCCTGAGCGGATGTTGGGCTTTCGTGAAGTAACTCTTTCCATCCGGATGAAGAGATGATAATTTCTCTTATATCCGTATGAAGAGATGTTATTGGCCGGACCCCGGCCAGGCATGGACTACTGCGGAACTACGTCGCCCTTTCCACCTCCCCCACATCGTCATGCCCAAGCACACCCTGCTCGTGGCGGCCCTGGCCGTCGCTCTGGCCGCGCCTTTGTCCGCCGCCGCCGAAACCTCCGCCGATGCCAGTGGCGAAGCCAGTACCCTGGCCGCCGTGCGCGTCACCGGTTCCAACATCAAGCGCACCGATACCGAGGCCTCCAACCCGGTGCAGGTGATCGGCCGCCAACAGTTGGAACAGACCGGCAAGGCCACCGTGGCCGATGTGCTGCGTTCGATCTCGGCCAACACCGGCAACGCCAGCAACGAAACCACCAACAATGGTTGGGCGTCCGGCTCGGCCGGCATCGGCCTGCGTGGCCTGTCGCAGAAAAACACGCTGGTGCTGCTCAACGGCCGTCGCCTGGCCAACTACGGCTTCCCGGCCGGTGGCCTGTCCGACACCTTCGTCGATCTCAATGCGCTGCCGCTGGTCGCGGTCGAGCGCATTGAGGTGCTCAAGGACGGCGCCTCGGCGGTGTACGGCTCCGACGCCGTGGCCGGCGTGGTCAACATCATCACCCGGCAGAACTTCGAAGGCGCCGAGATCGGCGGCAGCTTCGGCGGTGCCGACCAGGGCGGCCTGCACGAGCAGAACCTGAAGTTCGTCGGCGGCCTCGGTGATCTCGACACCGATGGCTACAACATCCTCTTCAGCCTGCAGGGGTACAACCGTGAGCGCCTGGACCAGGACGAGCGCAACCTGACCAGGAGTGGCATCTACACCGACAAGCCGGGTGGCCGCTGGAACGGCTGGTCGGCCAAGGGCGCGCGCTACCTGGTCAACGGCGTCTCGGTGCCGATGCTCGATGCCAACGGTAACTGCCCGACCGGCACCACCCGCGTCGCCAGCGCACCGATCGACGGCCTGGCCGGCGACACCTGCGGCTTCAACCAGGCACCGTTCACCACGCTGATCCCCTCGACCAAGCGCTACCAGGCCTACGCCAACGGTACGTTCCGCCTGAACGACAACGTCGAAGCGTTCGGCGAAGTGCTGTACAGCCAGATCAAGAGTGCCGCGTGGTTCGGCAGCAGCCCGTTCTTCACCCTGGAGAGCGGCCGCTTCGCACTGAACGCGAATAGCGGCCTGGCAGAGCCGGTGTCGTCGCTGCTGCCGGCCAACAATCCGTACAACCCGTACGGCCGCGCGATCCCGATCGAGTACACCTTCTTCGACCTGGGCGGCACGATCAAGACCAACCGTTCCACTGCCTACCGCGGCGTGTTCGGCCTGCGTGGCACCACCGCGTCGTGGGACTGGGAAGTGGCCGCGTTCGGTGCACGCAGCAGCGAGCGCGAGAGCGTGTCCGGTGGCTTCGCCAACCGCTGGGCGCTGGCCGACGCGCTGGCCACGGGCAGCTACAACCTGCTCAACCCGGCGGCCACGCCGCAGTCGGTGCGCGATTCGATCAACATCGCCACGCTGCGTCCGGCCGAATCCAAGCTGCAGGGTATCGATGCGAAGATTTCCGGCAGCCTGGGCCATACCTGGGCCGGCGAGATCGGCTTCGCTGCGGGTGCCGAGTGGCGCCGCGAAAAGCTCGACTCCAACAACCCGTGGCAGATCGATGCCGGCCTGCAGGTGCGCCCGGCCATTGCCGAAGTACACGGCAAGCGCCAGGTCAGTGCGGCCTACGCCGAAGTGAACGTGCCGCTGGCCTCGACGCTGGAGCTGTCCGCCGCCGCGCGCGCTGATCACTACGATGATTTCGGCGATGCGTTCTCGCCGAAGATCGGCCTGCGCTGGCAGCCGCTGGATGTCCTGCTGGTGCGTGCGTCGGCGTCGAAGGGCTTCCGTGCACCGTCGCTGTCGGAAAACTCCAACAGCACCAGCATCGCCTACGGCAGCGTGGTCGACCCGCGTGATCCGGACGTGCCGGGCTCGCGCCAGAACCCCACCTTCTTCACCGTCGGCAACAACGAACTGAAGCCGGAGCGCACCAGGAGCGTCAACTTCGGTGTGGTGCTGTCGCCGTGGGCCAACACCAACCTGAGCGTGGACTACTACCGCATCCAGCTGGACAACCTGGTCGGCACCAACAACACCCAGACCCTGGTCAACGACAACGTGGCCGGCGCCGTGCAGCGCGATGAGCGTGGCAAGCTGCAGGCGGTCTACAACCGCTACCAGAACCTGAGCGAGCTGAAGACCTCGGGCATCGATGTCGAGCTGCGCCAGCGCATCCCGACCGCGGCGCTGGGTGACTTCACCGTGTCCTCGGCCTACACCCACGTGCGCGACTACCGTCGCCCCACCGTGGTCGGTGGGCCGCTGGTCGACTACGCCGGCAGCAACCTGGGCGCGACCCTGCCCAAGGACAAGGCCACCACCACGCTGGACTGGAAGTACGGTGATTTCAACGCAGCCGTGACCTGGTACTACACCAGCAGCTACCGCCAGGAGGCCAGCACCGCCGCCAAAGCCGTGCAGCAGCGCGTCGGCAGCTACAGTCAGTACGACCTGTACCTGGCCTACACCGGCATCGACAAGCTGACCGTGTATGCCAAGGTGCAGAACCTGGCCGACAAGACGCCGCCGTACGACGCCTCGTTCCCGGGCATCCGCGCGCCGTACGACTTCAGCCAGTACGACCTGCGTGGCCGCTACTTCACGCTGGGCTTCGATTACCGCTTCTGATCCATCCGCCGCGGCCGGTCACCTGAGGGGACCGGCCGCGCGATCGTCTGCCGTTGTGTTCCAGGGGAGTCACCGTGTCCTTGCATCGCCGTGCCGTTCTTCCGTTGCTGCTTGCCGCCGCCACCGCCCTGTCCTCGCCGCAGCCGGCGCGGGCACAGAGCGCGTACTTCTTTCCGCAGGTCACCAACGCGGCGGCGTTCGATGCAGCGGTGCCGACGCCGGAGCAGTTCCTCGGCTACCCGATCGGCAGCCGTTACACCCGGCACGACCAGCTGGTGGCGTACTTCCAGGAACTGGCGAAACGCTCGGACAAGATCAGCGTGCGCGAGATCGGCCGCAGCTATGAAGGCCGCCCGCTGTTGATCGCCACCGTCACCGCTGCAGGCAATCATGCGCGGCTGGAACAGATCCGCCAGCAGCACGCGACCCTGGCCGATCCGGCGCAGCCGCGCAGCGCCGCCGGTGACAGCCCGGTGGTGGTGTGGCTGGGCTACAGCGTCCACGGCAACGAGACCTCCAGTGCCGAGGCAGCGATGCTGACGGCGTACTACCTGGTGGCCAACCGCAGCGCAGAAACCCAGCAATGGCTGCAGCAGGCGGTGGTGCTGTTCGATCCGGCGCAGAATCCGGATGGTCGTGACCGTGCTGCCAACTGGCACAACGCCTGGGCCTCCGACCCAGCTTCTGCCGACCCCGCCGACAAGGAACACGTCGAGCCGTTCCCGCAGGGTCGTACCAACCACTACTTCACCGATCTCAACCGCGACTGGCTGGCCCTGACCCAGCAGGACTCACGGCCGAAGGTGGAGGTGTTCCACCAGTGGTACCCGAACGTGCAGATCGACTTCCACGAAATGGGCAAGGACAGCACCTACTACTTCGAGCCCTCGCCGAAGAGCATGCACAGTCCGCTGATTCCGGCGGCGTCGTATGAATTCAACAAGACCCTCGCCAAGTACCACGCGCAGGCGCTGGATGCGCTGGGGTCGCTGTACTACACCGGCGAGAATTTCGACAACTTCTCGCCGGTGTACGGTTCCACCTATCCGGATTTCCATGGCGCTGTCGGCGTTACCGTCGAGCAGGCCAGCTCGCGCGGCCGCGTGCAGGAATCGGTGAATGGCCTGCTGACCTTCCCCTTCACCATCCGCAACCAGGTCGCCACCGGGCTGGGCACGGTGCGTGGCGCGGTGACCGAGCGCAGCGGCCTGTTCGACCTGCAGAAGCAGTTCTTCCAGAGCGCGCTGAAGCAGGCTGCGCAGCAGCCTGTGAAAAGCTTCGTGTTCGGCGATGCGCATGATCCGGCCCTGACCCGTCGCCTGCTGGAACTGCTGCTGCTGCACCGGATCGAGGTGCGCGCACTGGACCGTGCAGTCACTGTCGATGGGCAGCGCTTCGATGCCGGCAGCGCCTACGTGGTGCCGGTGCAGCAGGCGCAGTTCCGCCTGGTGCATTCGATCTTTGCCGAGACGCCGCCGATCAAGGGTGATGTGTTCTACGGCAGCACTAGCTATGCGATCGCACCGGCCTACGGTGTGGCCTTCGCGGGCAGCCGCAGCCGCATCGAAGGCGGTGCGCGCGTAACCGCGCTGCCGGCGGAACAGGGCGCGGTGCTGGGCGGCGAGGCCGGATTCGCCTACGCCATCGACTGGCGCGACTACAACGCCGGGCGCGCGCTGGCCGCGCTGCAGGGCAAGGGCGTGAATGCACGCGCGGCATTCCAGCCGTTCACCACCGCGACCGCGCAGGGCGACATCAGCTTCGCCGCCGGCAGCCTGGTCATTCCGGTTGCCGGGCAATCGCTGCAGGGCGCGGCGCTGCTCGAGACAGTGACATCGGCCGCGCGCGAGGCGGGCGTACAGGTCCACGCGCTGTCCAGCGGCCGCAGCCGCGAAGGCATCGACCTCGGCAGTGACGGCGTCAAGGCGCTGCGCAAGCCTGCGGTGGCACTGGTGATGGGCGAGGGCGTGGCCGCCACCGAAATCGGATCGGCGTGGTTCCTGCTCGACCAGCAGCTGCAGTTGCCAGCCAGCAAGCTGGATCCGCAGCAGCTGGGCAAGGTGCCGCTGGACCGCTACACCACGATCGTGCTGTCCGGTGGCACCTACACGGGCGTCGATGCCACGGCGGTGGCTGCACTGAAGCGCTGGGTGCAGGCCGGAGGTTCACTGGTGACCTACGGCAGTGCCTCGAAGTGGGCGATCGAGCAGAAGCTGGCCGACGGCGAAGAGCTCGGCAAGGAAGAAGACGCTGCTGACGAAAGCCGCCGTGCGTTCGGCGATCAGCGCGACATCGCTGCGATCGAGCGGGTCAGCGGCAACATCCTCAGTGCCGACGTGGATACCAGCCATCCGTTGGCGTTCGGCGTGCCGCGCCGGCAGCTGGCGATCAACAAGGAGAACTCGGTGACGCTGCAGCCGAGCGCGAACCCGTTCTCCACGGTGGTGCGCATCGACACGCCGCCGCGGGTGAATGGCTATCTGTCCGAGCGCAACCGCACGCGGGTGGCGGGCAGTGCATGGCTGCTGGTGTCGGCGCAGGGGCAGGGCAACGTGGTGCTGTTTGCCGATGACCCGGCACACCGCAAGTACTGGCACGGAACGGACCGACTGCTGATCAACGCGATCTTCTTCGGGAATCTGGTGAATCCGAGTAAAGCGCGGGGTTGAGGGTTTGCGCGCCTTTGTTGACGCGTGTGGGGGAGGCCGGGCGGGCTGCGCAGGACACGCTGTAAATACGTCCATGTAAGCTCGATCGGCGCATCCATGCGCCTCACGGTCCTGCGCAGCCCGCCCGGCCTCCCCTCGACAGTTTCCTGCGGGCGCGGACGCATCAGACCCCAAGGCGGGAGCAAGGGCAAAAGCAAAAGCAAAAGCAAAAGCAAAGCCAGGAATTGCGACTTCGGCTTTTGCCTTTGAATTTGAATTTGAATTTGATCTTTCTTCTCCCGGCTACCCGGCGGGAGAAGAAGGCGCAGGCAATGCTTGAAGCGGATGGGCATGGGGGCAGCGCAGAACCGTTGGCGCCATGGATGGCGCCATCGAGCTTACATGGACGTATTTACAGCGTGTTCTGCGCTGCCCCCATGCCCATTCGCCCTCGGTACTGCCACCGCGTGCTTTATCACCCGGTAGCCCGCAACAAAAAAGGACGGCGCGTCAGCGCCGTGCCTCGATAGCCTCCGCGCAGCGGGAAGCACCCTCGATGTCAGCTGGGATCAGCCAGCGCGACCACCGCCGCCACCCTGGCCACGACCGCGGCCGCCACCATTGCCGCCACCACCACGGCGCTGGCCCTGGCCGGCACCTGCACGCTGCTGGCCATTGCCACCGCCTTCGCGGCGGCCACCGCCGGCCTTCTTCGGGCCCGCATGCGCATGGCGCGGTGCATCACCGTGAGGACGGCGCGCATGGCTCTTGCGCGGTGCGCGCTCGCCCGTATCGTGCTCGGCCTTGCCCGGCGCACTGTTGCCCCAGCGGATCGGCACCTGCAGCTCGAAGCCCGGTACATCGCGGATGTCCATGTCGCGGCCCAGCAGGCGCACGATCGCACGCAGCAGCTTCACTTCATCCTGTGCCACCAGCGAAATCGCCTGGCCGGTCGCGCCGTTGCGGCCGGTACGGCCGATGCGGTGCACGTAGTCCTCGGCCACCATCGGCAGGTCGAAGTTGATCACCTTCGGCAGCTCGTTGATGTCGATGCCGCGCGCAGCGATATCGGTCGCCACCAGCACGGTCACGCGGCCGGCCTTGAAGTCACCCAGTGCACGCAGGCGCTGCCCCTGGCTCTTGTTGCCGTGGATCGCCGCGGTCTTGATGCCCGACTTTTCCAGGAACGAGGCCAGCTTGTCGCTGCCGTGCTTGGTGCGGGCGAACACCAGGGTCTGCTCGCGGCTGTCCTGCGCCAGCAGGTGCAGCAGCAGGTCGCGCTTGCGACCGGCATCGACCGGGTGCACGCGGTGGGTGATGGTTTCGGCCACGGTGTTCTTCGGCGTCACCTGGATCTGTTCCGGGTTGCGCATGAACTCCAGCGCCAGCTGGCGGATGTTGTCCTCGAAGGTGGCCGAGAACAGCAGGGTCTGCCGGTTCTGCTTCGGCAGCTTGGCCAGGATGCGCTTGATCGACGGCAGGAAGCCCATGTCGAGCATGCGGTCGGCTTCGTCCAGCACCAGCAGTTCAATGCCGGACAGGTCGATGCTGCGACGCTCCAGGTGGTCGATCAGGCGGCCCGGGCAGGCCACCAGCAGGTCCACGCCACGGCGCAGGATGTCCAGCTGGTTGCCCATGCCGACGCCGCCGTAGATACAGGCGCTGGGAATGCGCAGGTACTTGCTGTAGCCGCGCAGGCTGTCGTGCACCTGGGTGGCCAGTTCGCGGGTCGGGGCCAGGATCAGCGCGCGCGGCTTGCGCGGGCCGCTGCGCACTTCCTGCGAGGCGGTGCCCAGGTGCTGCAGCAGCGGCAGGCCGAAGGCGGCGGTCTTGCCGGTGCCGGTCTGTGCGCCGGCCAGCAGGTCACGACCGGCCAGTGCCAGCGGGATCGCCTGCTGCTGGATCGGGGTCGGGTTTTCGTAGCCCTGCTCGGCAAGCGCACGCAGCAGGAAGGGCGCCAGGCCCAGCGATTCAAAAGACATTGAGTTTGCTCCAAGTACAAGAAACGCCTGTCCGAACGGACAGACGGGGGCAGATCAAACTGATCGGCTGACTCGGAGCGTTCCCGTGAACCGCGCTGCGAGAATTGGGTGCAGCCGGCACGAAGCGCAGGCTGGAATGCGTGACGAACGGCGTCGGAGTGGGGGCGGGCGAAGAGGGCGGACCCAGGTCGCCGGCGATCCCGGAGGGAAACGGACGGCCGCTGCAGACCGCGCAAGTCTAAACGATGTTTGAGACTTCACGCAAAAAGACCTGTTCAGGTAGGGGTTCTCTCTGCAGGGCTGCGCCCTGCACCCGCAGAGGCTGAAGCAACGTCAAAGGCCGGGTTCCTTTGGGAGGCGGGGTGGGTCCGGTGGCAGGGGGCGCTGCAAGTACGTCCATGTAAGCTCGGTCGCCGCTTGCTCGTGTGCGCAGTCCTGCGCACACGGCAAGACCGGGGTTGGGCGTCCTGCCCAACCCGCACGAGGCATGCCTCGGGCCCATGCGGCTCACGCCCCTGTCACCGGACCACCCCGCCTTCGACAGTTTTCCGCGATCTGTCGAATCTCATTCGATCAATTTCGGTGTCCGACGGATCTCGACGATGAATGATGTGGATGTTCGATCAGTCATTGGGAACCTGTCGGGGGTGGGGCGGTGTGGGTGGGCAGGACCGTTGGCGCCATGGATGGCGCCATCGAGCCCCCATGGACGGGTTTACGGCGTGCCCTGCCGGCCCACACCGGCCCGCCCAACCAGCAGAAAGCCAGAGCCGCTTTTGACGTTGCCGTTGCTGTTGCATTGAGCA includes the following:
- the asnB gene encoding asparagine synthase (glutamine-hydrolyzing), with product MSGVVGAWLPPAEDEHLLQQLAPMLRALQQRGRGRIGYWTDAEAGLALGHCRAPTDTPLQPLSSDCGRYVLCLDGRLYNRADLQSQLRDLPRSCSDARLLLQAIIEWGVERALSRIEGAFGFSVWDRESRELWLARDPVGERPLYYGWYQGRFLFASEMKALQAFAGFAPSIDQDALSLLLRHDYVPAPHTIYRGIHKLVAGAMLRIDLNDHAAGGSSQAAQGGSRYWCARDAMQSALQEPLLPAPSLEQATDQLETALQKAIAARMHSPLACGAFLSGGTDSSLVTAMMQAQSTLPIEAWTVGFDDPGHDESDWASQVARHLGVQHHLHRMDARQGLDLLQRLPQVWCEPFADASQLPTLLASELLGARKPVALTGDGGDELFFGHPSYGRALRNARLCGGLPDWVRDLARRSGNRMNVERGRLGGWRALVAEVAANDVEGHYLQRVTRWRQPAQVVLGAREPMTIFQQQDTALPAEARIQLLDFRMDLAEGILAKVDRAGMAAGVETRAPLLDMEVVRLAWRLPQHLKYHDGEHKRILKHLLARYLPEPLVYRPKRGFGPPMARWLAGPLRDWAEALLDPQLLRNQGCFDAARVRGIREAFLRGERKWHTHLWNVLMFQAWHQHWHVNRGR
- a CDS encoding phasin family protein, coding for MAAAFSDRFSDATRQLAAAATRANRLALENAESMFGVQLKAMERNLTATGGWLGELARSDDAAGMLNKGAQLWQDNLQRLGQAQQDVVGLGLQAGKAWSELVQRYNESTADASNH
- the queD gene encoding 6-carboxytetrahydropterin synthase QueD, whose product is MEIFKVFMLEAAHRLPNVPPGHKCARLHGHSFRVELKVEGEPGAQTGWIMDFGDVKAAFQPIYDRLDHHYLNDIPGLENPTSENLAVWIWNELKPSLPALSEIIVHETCTSGCRYRGPTA
- a CDS encoding TonB-dependent receptor plug domain-containing protein; this translates as MPKHTLLVAALAVALAAPLSAAAETSADASGEASTLAAVRVTGSNIKRTDTEASNPVQVIGRQQLEQTGKATVADVLRSISANTGNASNETTNNGWASGSAGIGLRGLSQKNTLVLLNGRRLANYGFPAGGLSDTFVDLNALPLVAVERIEVLKDGASAVYGSDAVAGVVNIITRQNFEGAEIGGSFGGADQGGLHEQNLKFVGGLGDLDTDGYNILFSLQGYNRERLDQDERNLTRSGIYTDKPGGRWNGWSAKGARYLVNGVSVPMLDANGNCPTGTTRVASAPIDGLAGDTCGFNQAPFTTLIPSTKRYQAYANGTFRLNDNVEAFGEVLYSQIKSAAWFGSSPFFTLESGRFALNANSGLAEPVSSLLPANNPYNPYGRAIPIEYTFFDLGGTIKTNRSTAYRGVFGLRGTTASWDWEVAAFGARSSERESVSGGFANRWALADALATGSYNLLNPAATPQSVRDSINIATLRPAESKLQGIDAKISGSLGHTWAGEIGFAAGAEWRREKLDSNNPWQIDAGLQVRPAIAEVHGKRQVSAAYAEVNVPLASTLELSAAARADHYDDFGDAFSPKIGLRWQPLDVLLVRASASKGFRAPSLSENSNSTSIAYGSVVDPRDPDVPGSRQNPTFFTVGNNELKPERTRSVNFGVVLSPWANTNLSVDYYRIQLDNLVGTNNTQTLVNDNVAGAVQRDERGKLQAVYNRYQNLSELKTSGIDVELRQRIPTAALGDFTVSSAYTHVRDYRRPTVVGGPLVDYAGSNLGATLPKDKATTTLDWKYGDFNAAVTWYYTSSYRQEASTAAKAVQQRVGSYSQYDLYLAYTGIDKLTVYAKVQNLADKTPPYDASFPGIRAPYDFSQYDLRGRYFTLGFDYRF
- a CDS encoding M14 family zinc carboxypeptidase, with the translated sequence MSLHRRAVLPLLLAAATALSSPQPARAQSAYFFPQVTNAAAFDAAVPTPEQFLGYPIGSRYTRHDQLVAYFQELAKRSDKISVREIGRSYEGRPLLIATVTAAGNHARLEQIRQQHATLADPAQPRSAAGDSPVVVWLGYSVHGNETSSAEAAMLTAYYLVANRSAETQQWLQQAVVLFDPAQNPDGRDRAANWHNAWASDPASADPADKEHVEPFPQGRTNHYFTDLNRDWLALTQQDSRPKVEVFHQWYPNVQIDFHEMGKDSTYYFEPSPKSMHSPLIPAASYEFNKTLAKYHAQALDALGSLYYTGENFDNFSPVYGSTYPDFHGAVGVTVEQASSRGRVQESVNGLLTFPFTIRNQVATGLGTVRGAVTERSGLFDLQKQFFQSALKQAAQQPVKSFVFGDAHDPALTRRLLELLLLHRIEVRALDRAVTVDGQRFDAGSAYVVPVQQAQFRLVHSIFAETPPIKGDVFYGSTSYAIAPAYGVAFAGSRSRIEGGARVTALPAEQGAVLGGEAGFAYAIDWRDYNAGRALAALQGKGVNARAAFQPFTTATAQGDISFAAGSLVIPVAGQSLQGAALLETVTSAAREAGVQVHALSSGRSREGIDLGSDGVKALRKPAVALVMGEGVAATEIGSAWFLLDQQLQLPASKLDPQQLGKVPLDRYTTIVLSGGTYTGVDATAVAALKRWVQAGGSLVTYGSASKWAIEQKLADGEELGKEEDAADESRRAFGDQRDIAAIERVSGNILSADVDTSHPLAFGVPRRQLAINKENSVTLQPSANPFSTVVRIDTPPRVNGYLSERNRTRVAGSAWLLVSAQGQGNVVLFADDPAHRKYWHGTDRLLINAIFFGNLVNPSKARG
- a CDS encoding DEAD/DEAH box helicase, which codes for MSFESLGLAPFLLRALAEQGYENPTPIQQQAIPLALAGRDLLAGAQTGTGKTAAFGLPLLQHLGTASQEVRSGPRKPRALILAPTRELATQVHDSLRGYSKYLRIPSACIYGGVGMGNQLDILRRGVDLLVACPGRLIDHLERRSIDLSGIELLVLDEADRMLDMGFLPSIKRILAKLPKQNRQTLLFSATFEDNIRQLALEFMRNPEQIQVTPKNTVAETITHRVHPVDAGRKRDLLLHLLAQDSREQTLVFARTKHGSDKLASFLEKSGIKTAAIHGNKSQGQRLRALGDFKAGRVTVLVATDIAARGIDINELPKVINFDLPMVAEDYVHRIGRTGRNGATGQAISLVAQDEVKLLRAIVRLLGRDMDIRDVPGFELQVPIRWGNSAPGKAEHDTGERAPRKSHARRPHGDAPRHAHAGPKKAGGGRREGGGNGQQRAGAGQGQRRGGGGNGGGRGRGQGGGGGRAG